One genomic window of Phycisphaerales bacterium includes the following:
- a CDS encoding SpoIIE family protein phosphatase — translation MATATYTSEFAQEFEAETGVLLRRRFLWFLGAMLALWAFGLVGLAFMWANAAEVPLSARLGMTAITVIDIGVYVWFFVRVHRSKPDKAALLWLTRVLLVYIGVMGLATTLLDLPGMGSFGGVFPAATFWFGVSFFLASIFLPWSPAEVYKTVGLVLALHAVAYVATNLPPSLAWLWLAFFPAFVAPGFAVCAVKHSSRMRAYKMRFLSTRYGEVRREMTDARRIHEDLFPEPRDVGDIVFRYTYQPMRQIGGDFLFFSESPGIEGRVPINVVLLDVTGHGLAAALTVNRLHGELERIFAEDPHAEPGHVAALLNRYVHLTLAQHSIYASAVCLRVDPTTDELTYANAGHPPMFLRGIDGTIEELDSTAIVLGACLPEDFHADPQTHKFVPGDMLVAYTDGAMEARNEQGKCIGRSWLTAMLARTECEPGEWPRRIIGELDGRRHGMPEDDTLVIEVQRRLSRGSARRESAESSRQHA, via the coding sequence ATGGCGACCGCCACGTACACCAGCGAATTCGCGCAGGAGTTCGAAGCCGAGACCGGCGTGCTGCTGCGTCGTCGGTTCCTCTGGTTCTTGGGCGCCATGCTGGCGTTGTGGGCGTTCGGCCTCGTTGGCCTCGCATTCATGTGGGCGAACGCCGCCGAGGTTCCCCTGAGTGCTCGCCTGGGCATGACCGCGATTACCGTCATCGACATCGGCGTATACGTCTGGTTCTTCGTACGCGTGCACCGCAGCAAGCCAGACAAGGCCGCGCTCCTGTGGCTGACTCGCGTCTTGCTCGTGTACATCGGCGTCATGGGCCTTGCCACGACGCTGCTCGACCTGCCGGGGATGGGCTCGTTCGGCGGGGTGTTCCCAGCCGCGACGTTCTGGTTCGGCGTGTCGTTCTTCCTGGCGTCGATCTTCCTGCCCTGGTCGCCCGCCGAGGTGTACAAGACGGTCGGCCTCGTGCTGGCACTGCACGCCGTTGCGTACGTGGCGACGAACCTTCCGCCGAGCCTTGCCTGGCTGTGGCTCGCGTTCTTTCCGGCGTTCGTCGCGCCGGGCTTTGCCGTCTGCGCCGTCAAGCACAGCAGCCGCATGCGAGCCTACAAGATGCGCTTCCTCTCGACCCGCTACGGCGAGGTCCGGCGGGAGATGACCGACGCCCGCCGCATCCACGAGGACCTGTTTCCCGAGCCGCGCGACGTGGGCGACATCGTGTTCCGCTACACGTACCAGCCCATGCGGCAGATCGGTGGAGACTTCCTCTTCTTCAGCGAGAGCCCGGGCATCGAGGGCCGGGTCCCGATCAACGTCGTGCTGCTCGACGTCACGGGCCACGGCCTGGCCGCCGCGCTGACGGTCAATCGCCTGCACGGCGAGCTCGAACGCATCTTTGCCGAAGATCCGCACGCCGAGCCGGGCCACGTCGCGGCGCTGTTGAATCGGTACGTGCACCTGACGCTCGCCCAGCACAGCATCTACGCGTCGGCGGTTTGCCTGCGTGTCGATCCGACGACCGACGAGCTTACCTACGCGAACGCCGGCCATCCGCCGATGTTCCTGCGCGGCATCGACGGCACGATCGAGGAGCTCGACTCGACCGCGATCGTGCTCGGCGCCTGCCTGCCCGAGGACTTCCACGCCGACCCGCAGACACACAAGTTCGTGCCGGGTGACATGCTCGTCGCCTACACGGATGGTGCCATGGAGGCCCGTAACGAGCAGGGCAAGTGCATCGGCCGCTCGTGGCTCACTGCGATGCTTGCGCGGACGGAGTGTGAGCCGGGCGAATGGCCCCGCCGCATCATCGGCGAGCTCGACGGCCGCCGCCACGGCATGCCTGAGGATGACACGCTGGTCATCGAGGTCCAGCGGCGGCTCTCGCGGGGCTCAGCGCGGCGTGAGTCGGCCGAGAGCTCGAGGCAGCATGCGTGA
- a CDS encoding cob(I)yrinic acid a,c-diamide adenosyltransferase, which yields MVKLNKIYTRTGDDGSTGLGDGSRVAKADPRVDAYGTTDEANAALGLAIIACRDAGGSVEGLATTLESLQHDLFDCGADLCTPVKDDGKEGERLRVTEGQVDRLEDLIDRYNQGLQPLTSFVLPGGTRAAAALHLARTIVRRAERLSTEVLEAEPDETNPTVIRYLNRLSDLLFVLGRVANTSGDVLWKPGANRDADEPTT from the coding sequence ATGGTGAAGCTGAACAAGATCTATACCCGAACCGGCGACGACGGCAGCACGGGCCTGGGCGACGGTTCCCGCGTCGCGAAGGCCGATCCCAGGGTCGACGCCTATGGAACCACCGACGAGGCCAACGCCGCCCTCGGGCTGGCCATCATCGCCTGCCGGGATGCCGGCGGGTCGGTCGAGGGGCTGGCGACCACCTTGGAGAGCCTCCAGCACGACCTCTTCGATTGCGGCGCCGACCTGTGCACGCCGGTGAAGGACGACGGCAAGGAGGGCGAGCGGCTGCGGGTCACCGAGGGCCAGGTCGACCGCCTGGAAGACCTGATCGACCGGTATAACCAGGGATTGCAGCCTCTCACGAGCTTCGTGCTGCCCGGCGGCACGCGGGCTGCCGCGGCCCTCCACCTGGCCCGCACCATCGTTCGCCGGGCCGAGCGGCTGTCGACCGAAGTGCTCGAGGCCGAGCCCGACGAAACGAACCCGACCGTAATCCGATACCTCAATAGGCTGAGCGACCTGCTGTTCGTGCTGGGCCGCGTCGCGAACACCAGCGGCGATGTTCTCTGGAAGCCCGGCGCCAACCGCGACGCCGACGAACCCACGACCTGA
- the recJ gene encoding single-stranded-DNA-specific exonuclease RecJ codes for MPPAAPQSAPHALPAGPRGLTRRWRLPDPPGVLDPSLPPLVARVLAGRPHLGAAGLDPKLTGLHDPSGIPDLDRAAEMLLEAGRSGQTIAIYGDYDVDGTTGSAILHHVQRLLCPQATLRHYVPHRLRDGYGVHAHAIDTLAGAGASVIVTVDCGITAVEPARRARELGVRLIITDHHNPPASVEELPQADAVVHPGRPDSSYPFAGLCGAGVAFKLAWRMATLAGEGGRAAAEPRALLLDLLPLVALGTVADVSPLIDENRILVTHGLALMRRTRVRGLAVLAERCVREQRPISVGDLGFRLGPRINALGRVAEADEAIELLTTSDEARIESICDAMDELNQQRQSIEKLIVEQACAEAERLGMDRDGHRAIVLAHEDWHPGVIGIACSRLVERYNRPAILLQRSGDACKGSGRSIPGFNLHGAVAACTEFVESFGGHDAAIGLKVSPDRLDAFSDALVAHANDRISINDLTPEIRIDADATLHELDESTVHALEKLGPFGRGNPTPRLRLRGVRVAQAPILMGSSSAHLSVLVRDEAGAMLKLVGWNWGRHAEHVRNGETLDVVVTPRVEEYRGRRSVRGEIADVRRADE; via the coding sequence ATGCCCCCCGCTGCTCCCCAGTCCGCCCCCCATGCCCTGCCAGCCGGCCCCCGTGGACTGACGAGGCGGTGGCGGCTGCCCGATCCACCGGGGGTGCTCGACCCGTCGCTCCCGCCCCTCGTCGCAAGAGTGCTGGCAGGCCGGCCACACCTAGGCGCGGCCGGCCTCGACCCGAAGCTCACCGGCCTGCACGATCCCTCGGGCATCCCCGACCTCGACCGGGCCGCCGAGATGCTCCTCGAGGCCGGGAGGTCCGGCCAGACCATCGCGATCTACGGCGACTACGACGTCGACGGAACCACGGGCTCGGCCATCCTGCACCACGTCCAGCGCCTGCTGTGCCCGCAGGCGACGCTGCGTCACTACGTGCCCCACCGCCTCCGCGATGGCTACGGCGTGCATGCCCACGCGATCGACACGCTGGCGGGCGCCGGCGCTTCAGTCATCGTGACGGTCGACTGCGGCATCACCGCCGTCGAGCCCGCGAGGCGGGCGCGCGAGCTCGGCGTCCGGCTCATCATCACCGACCACCACAACCCGCCCGCCTCGGTCGAAGAGTTGCCACAAGCCGACGCGGTCGTGCACCCGGGCCGGCCCGATTCGTCGTATCCCTTCGCGGGGCTGTGTGGCGCGGGCGTTGCATTCAAGCTGGCCTGGCGCATGGCGACGCTCGCGGGCGAGGGCGGGCGGGCCGCCGCCGAGCCGCGGGCGCTCTTGCTCGACCTGCTCCCGCTGGTGGCGCTGGGCACGGTGGCCGACGTCTCGCCGCTAATCGACGAGAACCGCATCCTCGTCACGCACGGGCTGGCACTCATGCGTCGTACCCGCGTGCGCGGCCTGGCGGTCCTCGCAGAACGATGCGTGCGCGAGCAGCGGCCGATCAGCGTGGGCGACTTGGGCTTCCGGCTCGGCCCGCGCATCAACGCCCTCGGGCGCGTGGCCGAGGCCGACGAGGCCATCGAGCTGCTCACGACCAGCGACGAGGCGCGAATCGAGTCCATCTGCGACGCGATGGACGAGCTGAACCAGCAGCGCCAGTCGATCGAGAAGCTGATCGTGGAACAGGCGTGCGCCGAGGCCGAGCGCCTTGGCATGGACCGCGACGGACACCGCGCCATCGTGCTAGCCCACGAAGACTGGCACCCGGGCGTCATCGGCATCGCGTGCTCGCGGTTGGTCGAGCGGTACAACCGGCCGGCCATCCTGCTCCAGCGCAGCGGCGACGCGTGCAAGGGGAGCGGCCGCAGCATCCCGGGCTTCAACCTGCACGGTGCGGTCGCTGCCTGCACCGAGTTCGTCGAGTCGTTCGGCGGGCACGACGCCGCGATCGGCCTGAAGGTCTCACCCGATCGGCTTGACGCGTTCTCGGACGCGCTCGTCGCCCACGCCAACGACCGAATCTCCATCAACGATCTCACCCCCGAGATCCGCATCGACGCCGACGCGACGCTGCACGAGCTCGATGAATCGACCGTGCACGCGCTCGAGAAGCTTGGCCCTTTCGGCCGCGGGAATCCGACGCCCCGGCTTCGCCTGCGAGGCGTTCGCGTGGCCCAGGCGCCGATCCTCATGGGCTCGTCGAGCGCCCACCTGTCCGTGCTCGTGCGCGACGAGGCAGGCGCCATGCTCAAGCTCGTGGGCTGGAACTGGGGCCGGCACGCCGAGCACGTCCGCAATGGAGAAACCCTGGACGTGGTCGTCACGCCCAGGGTCGAGGAGTATCGCGGTCGCCGATCGGTGCGCGGCGAGATCGCCGACGTCCGAAGGGCGGATGAGTAG
- a CDS encoding tetratricopeptide repeat protein, protein MHNERRMNSTTQAAKLALLAGAVVGAMALTGCSGNGRTSAEARNAAAERMAGMKSGTEWDMARQAFLSGDPQKALDHIDRSIALNDGVVRSHVLRGRIMMELGNFEESMASLGKAEVLDPEDVDTQYFLGVAYERIGEKEQAMERYQAAAELDTARAIYAVAAAEMLIDIGRTDDAESYLKDRLDLYRHNAGIRQTLGHIAMMRGDAVQASDWFTEARFLAPDDPGVLEDLARAELAAGRFAEAEFNLAELMNMEGFDDRRDLQHMRARCLVEVDRPVEARDVLVSLTEGDGGEKDLDAWIQLGHVCYQLRDMARVRRAAGRVIALAPQRSEGYLLRALQQRGMGDLDAALQSLDLAIQRSEGDASPLILRGLIAQQAEMPGLARSSFEAAQKLDPSNENVARMIAALDAQYAETFATIPDDGQ, encoded by the coding sequence ATGCACAACGAACGACGCATGAACTCGACGACGCAGGCCGCCAAGCTCGCACTCTTGGCCGGCGCGGTGGTGGGAGCGATGGCCCTGACCGGGTGCTCGGGCAACGGTCGCACCTCGGCCGAGGCGCGGAACGCCGCGGCCGAGCGCATGGCCGGCATGAAGAGCGGCACCGAGTGGGACATGGCCCGCCAGGCCTTCCTCTCGGGCGACCCGCAGAAGGCCCTGGACCACATCGACCGCTCGATCGCGCTCAACGACGGAGTCGTGCGCTCGCACGTGCTCCGCGGGCGCATCATGATGGAGCTTGGCAACTTCGAGGAGTCGATGGCCTCGCTGGGCAAGGCCGAGGTCCTCGATCCGGAGGACGTGGACACCCAGTACTTCCTGGGCGTCGCTTACGAACGCATTGGTGAGAAGGAGCAGGCCATGGAGCGTTATCAGGCCGCCGCAGAGCTTGACACCGCCCGCGCCATCTACGCCGTCGCCGCCGCCGAGATGCTGATCGACATCGGTCGCACCGACGACGCCGAGAGCTACCTCAAGGACCGCCTCGATCTCTACCGCCACAACGCCGGCATCCGCCAGACGCTGGGCCACATCGCCATGATGCGCGGCGACGCCGTGCAGGCCTCCGACTGGTTTACCGAGGCCCGCTTCCTGGCGCCCGATGATCCCGGCGTGCTCGAGGATCTCGCTCGCGCCGAGCTGGCCGCCGGCCGCTTCGCCGAGGCCGAGTTCAACCTGGCCGAGCTCATGAACATGGAGGGCTTCGACGACCGCCGCGACCTGCAGCACATGCGGGCCCGGTGCCTCGTCGAGGTCGATCGCCCCGTCGAGGCGCGCGACGTGCTCGTGAGCCTGACCGAGGGCGACGGCGGCGAAAAGGACCTCGACGCGTGGATCCAGCTCGGCCACGTGTGCTACCAGCTGCGCGACATGGCCCGCGTGCGTCGCGCCGCCGGCCGCGTCATCGCGCTGGCTCCGCAGCGCAGCGAGGGCTACCTCCTCCGTGCCCTGCAGCAGCGCGGCATGGGCGACCTCGACGCCGCCCTGCAGAGCCTCGACCTGGCCATCCAGCGCAGCGAGGGCGACGCCTCGCCACTCATCCTGCGGGGCCTCATCGCCCAGCAGGCCGAGATGCCCGGCCTGGCCCGCTCGAGCTTCGAGGCGGCCCAGAAGCTGGACCCCAGCAACGAGAACGTGGCCCGCATGATCGCAGCCCTCGACGCCCAGTACGCCGAGACGTTCGCGACCATCCCCGACGACGGACAGTAA